In Cryptomeria japonica chromosome 10, Sugi_1.0, whole genome shotgun sequence, a genomic segment contains:
- the LOC131073388 gene encoding uncharacterized protein LOC131073388, producing the protein MEKVALWWDMDSCPLPSHMDPFVVRSMANILLQNVKLHGSGIHQFSAYKYPSAKDEDIELSQTFFNSGIQLQLVQPALAGNTNEIEKIIMADMLLWAMDVPPPGNIIFIVGNADFSYVFHKLRERSYNVFLVCASITQMPHGMLSVANECVEWLTFLQMLEQNEEKLQFPSNIYGWCPEHYQVSSNAYSMSASTDSTKEWEEYQNRSSFGYIPEDSFTGQSSFNNEQSSRQFSIPSLNEVATAVGQQPRRPGFHRHANKCTEKPMDPTVNSNRHRDWKPPILTGPKKMLASMDEFRSWLRQVVNSKENENGYNISPIRMDFEKATGKILAFSLLGFPKMMNLLEQCKDIAEVKEVRKGCHLAFPVKNNKQNLLKTKKPNPNPQPMKVKPENSLCGVNPYPDLQPQLNPNSNPKLEAGKQSMPKASGGDFYAFLLHMVSMGEFSQGFLMSKLPKTFESFSGKCLDIQHLGYKKLTNLVEVYSDLVSVDKTGAGPPRLYPAGFVREIIPNSNFSRTGEEFSVNMVDHVAEQEVKLEVNCSSTTGSDQSPDNMTWKDNISLENLSYQNSELAITENEWPSMDLNTLPLMGFQEYNKSDSSSTPQGSQFSEWDDQFSNTVSDLSIRANSHQLEGSACIKQSLSRLQSEGNIPIRNAAYVEALLNMRENKSICKEVTGVSETANSQDASCRTSFGGEVSNFVSSKSEQPFMELKVHSNVLVSPLQSLLPQESVVSTESLQDTRLDYKQPEQNAKGVVNEETNVHSIVSPAEAIMQVAGKGLKSLYDFSMWKKSP; encoded by the exons CACTGGCAGGTAATACCAATGAAATTGAGAAAATTATAATGGCAGACATGCTCTTGTGGGCTATGGATGTGCCCCCACCAGGGAATATCATTTTCATTGTAGGGAATGCAGATTTTTCCTATGTGTTTCACAAGCTTCGGGAGAGATCTTATAATGTGTTCTTGGTTTGTGCATCCATAACTCAAATGCCTCATGGTATGTTAAGTGTAGCAAATGAATGCGTGGAATGGTTGACTTTTCTGCAAATGTTAGAGCAAAATGAAGAAAAGTTACAGTTTCCCAGCAATATCTATGGGTGGTGTCCTGAGCATTACCAGGTTTCCTCTAATGCCTACTCTATGTCTGCATCTACTGATAGTACCAAGGAATGGGAAGAATATCAGAACAGGTCTAGTTTTGGTTATATTCCAGAGGATTCTTTCACAGGCCAATCATCTTTCAACAATGAACAATCTTCAAGGCAATTCAGTATTCCTTCATTAAATGAAGTGGCCACAGCAGTGGGGCAGCAGCCACGGAGACCTGGCTTTCACAGGCACGCTAATAAATGCACTGAGAAACCAATGGATCCAACAGTAAATTCAAATAGACATAGGGACTGGAAGCCTCCTATATTAACCGGGCCTAAGAAAATGTTAGCTTCAATGGATGAATTCAGGTCATGGCTTAGACAAGTTGTAAATagtaaagaaaatgaaaatggttaTAATATTTCACCCATTCGCATGGACTTCGAGAAAGCAACTGGGAAGATCCTCGCTTTCTCGTTACTGGGGTTTCCCAAGATGATGAACCTGCTAGAACAATGCAAGGATATAGCAGAGGTCAAGGAAGTGAGAAAGGGATGCCATTTGGCTTTCCCTgttaaaaataataaacaaaacctTTTAAAAACAAAGAAACCAAACCCTAACCCTCAACCTATGAAGGTAAAACCTGAAAATTCACTATGTGGAGTAAATCCTTATCCTGATTTGCAACCTCAACtgaatccaaattcaaatccaaaactTGAAGCAGGAAAACAATCAATGCCAAAAGCTTCAGGAGGAGATTTTTATGCCTTCTTATTGCATATGGTGAGCATGGGTGAATTCTCACAGGGTTTTCTCATGTCCAAACTTCCTAAAACATTTGAATCTTTTTCTGGAAAGTGTCTTGATATACAGCACCTAGGATACAAGAAACTAACCAACCTTGTTGAAGTGTATAGTGATCTTGTATCAGTGGACAAGACAGGAGCTGGACCGCCACGACTATATCCCGCAGGTTTTGTCAGGGAAATAATTCCCAATTCCAACTTCAGTAGAACAGGTGAAGAATTCTCTGTCAACATGGTTGATCATGTTGCTGAACAGGAAGTAAAGCTAGAGGTGAACTGCTCTTCTACTACTGGAAGTGACCAGTCACCAGATAATATGACATGGAAGGACAATATCTCTCTAGAGAATTTGTCTTACCAGAACTCTGAGTTGGCCATTACCGAAAACGAATGGCCATCAATGGATTTAAACACATTGCCATTAATGGGTTTTCAAGAGTATAACAAGTCAGATTCCTCTAGCACACCTCAAGGATCACAGTTTAGTGAATGGGATGACCAATTTTCTAACACTGTTAGTGACCTATCTATACGTGCCAATTCCCACCAGCTAGAAGGATCTGCGTGTATCAAACAATCCCTCTCAAGGTTACAGAGTGAGGGAAATATCCCTATTAGGAATGCTGCTTATGTTGAAGCCTTGCTAAACATGAGAgaaaataaaagcatttgcaaggaAGTTACTGGAGTCAGTGAAACTGCTAACTCCCAAGATGCTTCATGTAGAACGTCTTTTGGTGGAGAGGTATCAAATTTTGTTTCTTCAAAATCAGAGCAACCATTTATGGAATTGAAAGTGCATAGTAACGTACTTGTTAGTCCTTTGCAAAGCCTGCTGCCACAAGAGAGTGTTGTTAGCACAGAAAGTTTGCAGGACACAAGATTGGATTACAAGCAACCCGAGCAAAATGCAAAGGGTGTGGTAAATGAGGAGACAAATGTTCATAGCATTGTTTCACCAGCAGAAGCAATTATGCAAGTTGCTGGAAAGG GGCTGAAATCGCTTTATGATTTCTCAATGTGGAAAAAGAGCCCGTGA